Below is a window of Quercus robur chromosome 6, dhQueRobu3.1, whole genome shotgun sequence DNA.
CGGACGCATTCCTTGATTTTCTCAAGGTGAATGGTCTCGACCCTTCGATTTACACAGCTAGCGATTCCACCCCTCGGTATATAAGGTACTCTCAACACTAAACAATATTGACCATTTATATGTTCTGTGACTtctgaattttgtttttatgctaAGTAAgataatgagtttttttttttttttttttttttggggaaaggtTGAAACCTGGTTGTGAAGCTTATCTTGAAGAGGTTGAAGCTGAGATGAAATGCAAGATTGAGAAAGTGGATTGGTTACCTGGATTCTATTCACTTCCACCTGATATTCAGATTGCTAGCTCGAAGGCGTACCAAGAAGGAAAGGTGAgggctaaaaaaatttaaggccaTTGCTGTTATATTTGCTGGTGATATGTTAACTTAGTTGCAATGTTGAAGTAACcttgaaattgattttgttgCAATAGATATTCTTTTTTGCACTCTTCGCGAGAACATTGTATGAAAGAACCTATTCAGTTTTTTCTGTTTATATACGTCAGTAATTGGATTCCTTTTGATCTTTAATGTATTTAGGGATCAGTTTCTAAGTTAATGCtaagaatatgaattttgattttcatgGTTGGTCTCATTTCGGTTTCTGTGGTTATCGATTATCAAGTGTACTTTTGGCTCGGCTTTCAGATATATGGAATTGATGCGGCTTCTGGAGCTGCTGTTTTAGCTCTAGATATTTCAGCGGGAGATCATGTGCTTGATCTCTGTGCTGCCCCTGGTATGtatcaattatattattatcatctTAATTGATGCATTCTAATGCCAACTTCAATGTAAAACAATATATTCCGTTTACAGCTACATGGAGATTTCATAGATATTTGTGCAGCTCTAGTGATGAATGGGTCTTATTTTTGTGCTTTGGTATTAGTTTTATTGAACTTAGAAGCATGAGGGGAGGGGTGAAGTGGAATTTGGTGCATGAGTGTGGAAGCACTCACTTGTCAATGAGCTCTCTAGCTCAACTGGCACTTGCTCCCCTTATAAGTgttaggtggagggtgaggttgtgggttcaaggcCCACTAGAAAGAGTGTGGAAGCACTCACTCTTATGATCTCCAAAGGTTTAACATTTAGGATGCGCTCAAAAAGTTCATATATtgtcaaattaaaaatagaatgaATTATATGAGAATAGTAGAGGGAGATCTCCAAAAATTTTACCTACTTTCAGTTGAAGGGAATGAGCTGACCCCAAAagtttgggactaaggctttgtttttgttgttttgtggtTGAATGGGAATGGTTTTGAGGATTCACTCTCAGTAATGTGGCACCCCAAACATTAACTTATCCTATTCAGTACCAGAAAGTGTTGATAGATAAAAGCATTTTGGTCAGTGAGGAGTATCTGGTCCAGGTTTTCTATTGTCTGGATATATGGTTTGATTTGTTTCTCATGTATCTTGTATCTTCAGGTGCTAAACTTTGTATGATATCAGACCTTCTTGGTGATTCGGGTTCTGTAACTGGCGTTGATGTTGCAAGTCATCGTTTAGCGGCTTGTAGAACAATGCTGCAGAAATATGCTCTGGGTGATCGGTGCCGACTCTTTGTTGGTGATGGAACAACATTTTCTCTCCTTCCTGTGGGGTTTCATTCAGAATCAAAATCATGTAATCTACATGGAAAGTAGTTGTGATACATTTACTTTTAGCTTCAAATTTATTCCTGCTAAGCCTTCAAGATCTCTAGAAATGATCATCTAGATTTTGATGTGTCATCATTCTGTCTAGTACTAAACAGGTGAATCTGCACTGGAAGAAAAGGGGGATGCATTCAGGGAGTGGACATCTAGGAGACCatataaagaaaggaaaaaagcaaCTAAAGCAAGGAATACTGTTGCTTCACAGTTAGTCCTGGGGTCTCAACATCCAGAACTTATATTTTATGGGTGGCATTCTGGTGTGGTTGGACTTACTAGAAGTGAATTATATCAAAGTGGTTGTGACAGTGAGGTTTCAAGCCAAGGCTACGACAAGGTAAATTGTAAACTAAAATCAGTCTGATTTTCTGAGCTATGAATCTTCTTATGACTGGTTGGAGTTATATTCAGGTCCTTGTGGATGCAGAGTGCACACATGATGGGTCAATTAAGCATATCCAAAAATTTGAACATTGGGGCTGGACAACTCTTCAGCGTCGTGTATTGGATGCAGAGAGAACTGATAGTTTAACTACTCTTCAGGTATCTCATTCATTATTTCAGTATGTATATGCTGAAAATGTTATGTTTTGGAATATAAGATACAATAGACATTATGTGCTGAAATAGTGAATTATTAATGGAATATTGCACATTTGCCATTTTAATTCTTCAGATATGTGTCCTGAGGCTGAAAAATGTGCTTAAAAGCTTTATTTTAGTCATAATTATACATTTATtgactctttttattattatatgaaataTGCTTATCTTGCAGTTGAAACTTCTAAGCAATGGTTTTAGATTACTAAAAGTCAGGGGATCACTTGTCTACAGCACTTGCAGGTGCCTTTCACTAATAGTTTCTATGGCTCTTAAACAACCAGGCCTTCCTCTTTTCTGACTTATTCCTTTTCTGTTAGTTTGACCGTCGCTCAAAATGAAGATGTGGTACAGAAGTTTCTCAAGGAAAATGCTTCTGCAGGTAGGGTCTTTgtgctttgaattttttaacttaaaatagCTGCTTTAATTTCAGTAACTGATTATGAAATATTTGAAGACTCAAAGGCTTGAGCTTATTAATATGATAAATTGCAGAACCTTTTCAAAACATTTCAATGTCCTTTTGTTGGTAATCTTCATAGTTCTATGTTTTTCCCAATGGTGGTTTTGATTAATGCTGAGACTAAGCTTTTGCTCACAGATAGTACTTTGAAATAATTTGATTAATGTTCTCAGTAAAAAgtcaggggggggggggggggtgttgtgaGAATTAGGAGGCTGAGGGTAGTAGTTTCTGGCAGAAACAAAAGACATTTGAATTAGTCCTGTCATATGATATTAGTTCAGAAGTCATCTTAGTTGCATTCGTTGGGTCTTTTTATCTGTGGTTGCTGTTTATTGGAGGAAAACTCATGGTGTGGATAATAATGATATTAGTTCAGAgttcagtcattttttttttttttttgataagtaagaatgatatatatacGAAAGGCtactctatgcatgaagaacaTAGAGCAAACctagaaaatacaagaaaaggaaacagagaaaaacaaaaatgaaaaccaaacaatagaaaaattacaaaagagaaagggagcaaagaaaagaagggagggaatcactagatgtgagtccccccgcccgagaccaatcaaaaagagttccactaaaagaagcaagcatCTGATCACTGGAActatccaaatcctcaaaagtCCTCCAATTccgttccttccaaatacaccaaagGATGCACAATGGGACTAAGTTCCAAATATGAGACGAATGCTTCCCCAGCCAATTCCACCAGCCAAAGAGCAAGTCTGGAATTGATCTAGGAATAACCCAAGACAAGCCAAAAGTTATAAAGACAAAGCTCCATAACCAATAAGCCATCTCACAATGAAGAAGTAAGTGGTCAACCGTCTCTCCACAATGacgacacataatgcaccaaTCCACAAAAACCAATCTCCTTAATCTCAAGTTATCCCTCGTTAGGATCTTATTCCAAGCtacacaccaaacaaaaaaagaaactcgCCTAGGGGCCTTTGCTCTCCAAAtagctttccaaggaaagacAGTTGAGACAGTTGAGGGAGAATCccttaatttgttataaaacgACCGGATGTCAAAAACCCCATTAGGCTTCAATTTCCATCTCATCCGGTCTCCAACATCCATAGGAGGAGTATTGGCTCCCAATATACGAAGGAAATGCAGCCCTTCatccatctcccaatcattaaaaaCTCTAATAAAACGGACATCCCAAGTTCTTCTCTCCTCCGCCCCCTGCCTTAGCAAAGAAGCTTCAACAGAAACCTCCTTATCAATGGCAATACCATAAAGATTTGGGTGGAAGCAGTTTTGTCCACTTTTGTCCAAGGGGAGATTGGTTCAATATAGTGTCTTATTCTATCAAACCaatgttttaattaaattttcagTTGCAATGAGAAGATCCTTATTCAGCgttgttttttttgttcttattcttctttatcatgTGCTgactctcctttttctttttataaatctTTTAGAGTTGCAGGAAATTAATGCTGCCAAAAATTGGCCTTGCAAGAGTGGGAAGATACCAAATACCTTGCGCTTTGATCCTCTGACATCACAAACTAGTGGCCTTTTTGTAGCAAAATTCCTGAAGTTGGCCATTTAGTAAAGGTTGGTTCTAGTTCATGCACACTTGTTTGTTTTAATAGCTAAATAACTGTAGCTATCATAAAATAGGTCGTGCCCAGTGCACAAACATAGTCTAGGGAAGGTGGTTGGTAGATAGTCTTACCCTCAATTTTGGAGAGACTAATTCCCCAATAACTCTAGTTGTCATGAATCAATTAATTGATCTCTTTTGACTTGGTTGTCaagaatttttcttcatttttttttgataaccgaGACCTTCCCAACACGCACCCTTCAAAGTTGTGGTGGCTAGAGCAAACTCAGGATTTAAGCTTGCACATCAGGTAATTGCAACTCAGATGCCACAGCTTGGGATCCAACCTGTCTGGGTTTGCAGCTTAGGCTCTCACCTTTACCACTGAGGCATAATGGGAGGTGGTaagaatttttcttcattttatctTCAACATTTCTGGAAGTGTATATAATTTGTTATCCTGAGAAAAAACATGTACAAAATTATGATGCACCCTTCTCCTTTCCAAAATATTCTAGAACAGatcaaaataagatttttttgttgCAAGAGTTTCTCCTATTGATTTGTTTGCCCTTACCACCATAACTTATCGTTCACTAGCCTGTTGTAGAGCTAATGGTTTAGTCCTTTAGTATAACTGTACGAGTTCAATGATATTAAGACATAATTTTTCTACATCACAAGATTATTCTTGGGTGATGCTGGTGCCTCAGTTTGCAATAATTGTCTGTCGATTCAACCATGGGGAAGCCTGTAAAGACTTAACAGTCATTTTCATGAGGTTGAATTGGATTGCATTACAAGGAAAACCCCCAGTAGTAACTTGGCTAGTCTCTGTTTTTCCTTCTGATGGGattgataaattttgttgttCTGATAAATGATGGATCATTCCTCTTTCAAATCCAATCAATGTGATTTTCTTGTCGGATTTTCGTCTGTATAATATCCTCTTGTTGCAATGCCGTTAAGAGAGAACGATAGACAACCAAGGTTTTTGTAGTAAATTTATTAGGTTATAGAATAGATAGGCGAGATTCTGTTGATGATGCAAAGGCTACTAGCTGTAACTGAGAGCATGTCAATGTCCCGCTGAATAAGCTTACAATTTTTGTTTCCAAATGTCCGAAAAGTGGAAagttaaaaaatcataaaagtaAGCATGGTTGTACTAGAACATGTCTATCTATGGTAaccattttttctttcatcaatcTTAGGGACAATTTTTCAGAGGGCTTTTCACACTAATTAAAGTAACTAGTTTTTGATTGaacattatttttacataagTCTACTACtatagtaattttatttaatgacaatagataatgtcaaaaaaaaaatttccactggatttattattatttttctagatAATCAtggtaataattattttttctgttaTCCAAATTGATTAGAAACTTCCGAACTCCACCTTAGATATGTTTCCCTGACGTAATAATTGAAAGTAAGAAACTCctaaatttgaatatattttttacaaaaatatcatTTGGGTCTCAATATTTGGGACTCATTATTAATTTGGTCTCTATATATTGGAACCGTTAATTTGGTtcatgttattttaaattagcTATCAATGTGGTTCTTATTGTCAATTTACTAACAAAGAATTGCAAGTTGattgtaaattaaaaataacaaggACTAAAttaacaataaccctaaaatgctattttcacaaatatttttcttaacttACCCACCTACCATAGGATTAAATGTTGTTAGTGTGGTTTCTTCATTTATATGGCAaaggaaaattacaaaaagtttAAATATTGTTAGTGTGGTTTCCTCATTTATATGgcaaaggaaaaatacaaaaagataaACTATGATCAACTGTCGGGAGTGTATAAATACTTTTTATAGCTTGTGTTGAAATAAATACTAAGTAGGCATGGAGtgtataacaaaaaatttagttagatAGGTCCTTTGTACTACAAAGAGGGGATGGGAGTACCAATGCAGTGTCAGAGAATATAATGAATGTCCAAATTTTGTTTATGTAAAATATGTGTGAGATATTTTGCAACTAGGCACTCTTCGCGAGTGCCCAATGGACAATATTTGTAACAATACTTCTTagttaataaataaatcctttgtttaaaaaaaaaaaaaaaaaaaaaactttttttatgtagtctaaattttatatttctaaaacCATCTTCAAAAGTCAAGaaaatttcacattaaaaatGTTCATGGAATAAACACAACTCAAACATGTTATAAGCTACGGCTTGGCCCGGCCCACGGGTTAGCGATGggttgtattttacaaatgggcAAATCAAATTTACTTTCGTCACCCATCCTTATTGACAAGGTATCTTTTGTGCGCGGCTCTATGGACCTGTGGGGCCCACGGGCTTATGAACAGTGATGAATCATCAACTTTCATATTCCTAACTGTCATTGTAACGGTTTGGGTCcaagtttttaaatttctgtTTCTAGCCGTTTGAGCGGAGAGAGAAGATGAGCAGTGACGAAGAAATCAAAGCTCCCCTCAGTAAgattttcattttctccttcctcctttcattttctctttcaacTTTCTACCTTTCCAAATGACAAGGTAAATTGCAAATCGAATTATCTGAGCTATGAATCTTCATGCCTCGTAAATGCTGATGGCTGGTTGGAGTTAAATTCAGGTCCTTGTAGATTCAGAGTGCACATATGAGGGGTCAATTAGGCAtatccaaaaatttaaacattgGGGCTGGAAAACTCTTCAGCGTTGTGTATTGGATGCAGAGAGAACAGATAGCTTAACCACTCTTCAGGTAACTCATTCATTATTCCATTATGTCTATGCTGAAAATGTTATGTTTTGGAATATAAAATACAATAGACATTATGTGCTGaaataatgaattattaatGGAATATTGCACATTTGCCATTTTAATTCTTCAGATATGCATCCTGAGGCTGTAATATGTGTTTAAAAGCTTTATTCTAGTCATAATTATAcatttattgacttttttttcttattaaatttgTTTGTCTTGCAGAGCCTGTTCAAAACACTGTGATGTCTTTTTGTTGGTAATCACAAAGTTCTATGCTTTCCCCAATGGTGGTTTTGATTAATGCAGAGCCTAAGCTTTTTCTCACAGACAGaactttgaaaataattcaACTAAAGTTCTCCTTTTACCTGGTGCCTTTTTCAGGGGTGGGGGGCTGTGAGACTTAGGAGGCTGATGGTAGTAGTTTCTGGCAGAAAAGCATGACATTTGAATTAGTCCTCCAGTCATATGATATTAGCTTGGAAGCTCTATTTGATTCGGcgataatattttctaaaaaatgagttattctttaaaatagTATTTTCCATAAACTAcctcattttcttatttttggtaGTAACTTTCAATGAGATGAAAACAATCtcctaacttcccttatttagcttgccgtgaggtaaaattgttttaaaaaaaaaaaaaattagtggaaaacaatctctaaaattaaTCTTTACTTTTTCTGTTAATCAAAGATAATTTtcctttgaattattttttttctaatgctatcaaacattagaaaatatgaaaaactatttttacatGCATTTGATGGGTCTTTCTTTTCAATGGTTATTGTTGATTGGACAAAAACTCATGGTGTAGATAATAACCACGTTGAATTTTAGAGTTCAGTCTGTTTCAGTtcatatttaaacaatataCCTTTTTTTGTGGGAAAATTGGCTGGAAGCGATTTTGACCAAGGGGAGTGTGGTTTCAATTATATTTCTTATTCGAGCACACTCACGTGTTTTAATAGCAAAATAACTATAATTGTTGTAAAATAGGTCATGCTTGGTGCACAAACATAGTCTAGGGAAGGTGGCGGCTAGAAAATCTTATCCTCAATTTTGGAGAGACTAATTCTAGACGAATTTAGTTGTCATGAATTGATTAATTATTGATCTCTTTTGACTTggattttaagaatttttctttattttatttttaacttttctgAAAAGCGTATAGAATTGGCTATCCTTagcaaaaaaatatacaaaataatgATGCAGCCTTCTCCTTTCCAAAGTATTATTCTAGaacagaacaaaattttgaagctTTGTTTTGATGCAAGAGTTTCCTATTAATTTGTTTGCCCTCACCAACGAACTGATCTTTGATCTTTCACTAACTTGTCATAGAGCTAATATCTTAGTTCTTTGGTATAATTATACGAGTAAAATGATATTAAGACAATTATTTCTGCATCACAAGATTATTCTTGGGTGATGATGCTGCCTCAATTTGCAATAATGATCTTGTCATTCAATGCAATCATGGGGAAGCCTGTAAATACTTCAGTAAACTTGGCaagtttctgtttttttttttttttttttgataggattgGCAAGTTTCTGTTGATCCGTCTGATGAGGTCGATAGACTTCTAATATATGATGAATCATTCTTCTTACAAATCCAATCAAGGTGGTTATTGAaattgggagagagagaagtttggAAGAGAGAGATCTGAATGAATAATGCTCTGCTTGAATATTATTAAGAACTGATTAGTTTATATACATTGAGTCATTAACAAACTTAACAAACTAATAACTAACTCACATGATCAACACGTGATGAATTAAACAACAAATAACAGTAAATATAAAACTACATGTAGCACAGCAGTGACAACTAAAACACCTAAACGACTTGCAGCTTGACTGAACAGCTTGACAGCTTGACTGATATTTCAACAGTGGTTTTCGTGTCAGATTTTTGCTTGGATATACCTTCTT
It encodes the following:
- the LOC126690592 gene encoding uncharacterized protein LOC126690592 encodes the protein MEESSKLALPDAFLDFLKVNGLDPSIYTASDSTPRYIRLKPGCEAYLEEVEAEMKCKIEKVDWLPGFYSLPPDIQIASSKAYQEGKIYGIDAASGAAVLALDISAGDHVLDLCAAPGAKLCMISDLLGDSGSVTGVDVASHRLAACRTMLQKYALGDRCRLFVGDGTTFSLLPVGFHSESKSCESALEEKGDAFREWTSRRPYKERKKATKARNTVASQLVLGSQHPELIFYGWHSGVVGLTRSELYQSGCDSEVSSQGYDKVLVDAECTHDGSIKHIQKFEHWGWTTLQRRVLDAERTDSLTTLQLKLLSNGFRLLKVRGSLVYSTCSLTVAQNEDVVQKFLKENASAELQEINAAKNWPCKSGKIPNTLRFDPLTSQTSGLFVAKFLKLAI